In Apium graveolens cultivar Ventura chromosome 10, ASM990537v1, whole genome shotgun sequence, the following are encoded in one genomic region:
- the LOC141689649 gene encoding uncharacterized protein LOC141689649 — protein sequence MNADEPIIPGASEAAPEINEFRAEIDENEEIENESGELNSEDGEEDEEEAELIPKLAEGFFEIETVRRKRVRKGQVQYLIKWRGWPETANTWEPYENLVSCFDVIEAFEEGLRSGKHRSRKRKRRSSGLVPQAKKKGQGTPGAFTSSPPTAGRVKFDEGEFIIPFVCDASHENGDRSRMGDSGNGEAVEQENGNGSVAILSQVEVEKDKNEMDVNLGESAGIKTTNGGSSLLAINNMELQNCFGNGHQMVEGQGLVQANGRLRKRRKAASVKRFSQEQTPQTPVVTNYSAIEQGNGNVSVNIPPQVEEGRDNHEMGVNTGEYVGIQLMNWGSSRVAVDILEPKTSEVICFENGHLKVGGEVLVQASGRPRNRRKAGSVKRFCQEQTPQTPRVTNFATIEQENGCGSFDIRQQVEGGRGHCEMDVNPGEYAGTPITNGGLSRVAVDILEPQPSEAVCFVNGHRKVDREGQGQGNGRLRNRRKAASVKRFNQEQTPCVTNYAAPDLTTKNTRAGGLAGQNCDKNSVHRSKSDDSTETFSITEIIKPISFSSSGSGREILVTFMAKRSDGKEVMVDNKYLKANYPLLLINYYEQHLNYNATAGLDRSGREYMAG from the exons ATGAACGCCGACGAACCCATCATTCCCGGAGCGTCGGAGGCGGCGCCGGAAATCAACGAATTCAGGGCCGAAATCGACGAAAACGAAGAAATAGAAAACGAATCTGGTGAATTGAACTCAGAAGAtggagaagaagatgaagaagaagctGAATTAATCCCTAAGCTAGCTGAAGGCTTCTTCGAGATCGAAACTGTTCGTCGAAAGCGTGTTCGTAAG GGGCAAGTGCAGTATCTAATTAAATG GCGTGGATGGCCAGAGACGGCGAATACATGGGAGCCGTATGAGAATCTTGTGTCATGTTTTGATGTTATCGAAGCTTTTGAAGAGGG CTTGCGGTCTGGGAAGCATAGATCGCGGAAGCGTAAGCGGAGGTCTAGTGGTTTGGTTCCTCAAGCTAAGAAGAAGGGACAGGGTACTCCTGGTGCATTCACTTCTAGTCCACCGACGGCTGGAAGGGTTAAGTTTGATGAAGGAGAATTTATTATTCCTTTTGTGTGTGATGCGAGTCATGAGAATGGTGATAGGTCAAGAATGGGAGATTCTGGTAATGGCGAGGCAGTAGAGCAAGAAAACGGAAATGGGTCGGTTGCCATTCTTTCACAAGTTGAAGTAGAGAAAGATAAGAATGAAATGGATGTAAATCTTGGTGAATCTGCTGGCATTAAAACAACCAATGGGGGCTCGAGTTTGTTGGCCATTAATAATATGGAATTACAAAATTGCTTTGGAAATGGACATCAAATGGTTGAAGGCCAGGGATTAGTCCAAGCTAATGGTCGTTTGAGGAAAAGAAGAAAGGCTGCATCTGTGAAACGGTTTAGCCAAGAACAAACTCCGCAAACCCCAGTTGTAACAAATTATTCTGCAATAGAGCAAGGAAATGGAAATGTGTCCGTTAATATTCCTCCACAAGTTGAAGAAGGAAGAGATAACCATGAAATGGGTGTAAACACTGGTGAATATGTTGGCATACAATTGATGAATTGGGGTTCGAGTAGGGTGGCCGTAGATATTTTGGAGCCAAAAACATCAGAAGTAATTTGCTTTGAAAATGGACATCTAAAGGTTGGCGGAGAGGTACTAGTTCAAGCTAGTGGCCGCCCAAGGAATAGAAGGAAAGCTGGATCTGTGAAACGGTTTTGCCAAGAACAAACCCCACAAACCCCCCGTGTAACAAATTTTGCTACAATAGAGCAAGAAAATGGATGTGGATCCTTTGATATCCGACAACAAGTTGAAGGTGGAAGAGGTCACTGTGAAATGGATGTAAACCCTGGTGAATATGCTGGTACACCAATAACCAATGGGGGCTTAAGCAGGGTGGCCGTAGATATTTTGGAGCCGCAGCCATCAGAAGCAGTTTGCTTTGTAAATGGACATCGAAAGGTTGACAGGGAGGGACAAGGTCAAGGTAATGGCCGCTTGAGGAATAGAAGGAAGGCTGCGTCTGTTAAACGGTTTAATCAAGAACAAACCCCATGTGTAACAAATTATGCTGCACCTGATCTGACAACAAAAAACACTCGCGCTGGTGGTCTAGCCGGCCAAAATTGCGATAAAAATTCTGTTCACAGGAGCAAGTCTGATGATAGCACTGAAACATTTTCTATCACTGAGATCATCAAGCCAATAAGCTTTTCATCTTCTGGATCTGGACGTGAAATCCTAGTGACCTTTATGGCCAAGAG